In a single window of the Neoarius graeffei isolate fNeoGra1 chromosome 28, fNeoGra1.pri, whole genome shotgun sequence genome:
- the LOC132876014 gene encoding ribonuclease-like 3, translating to MQICVFGLVLLVFCISLPAEAQTPDVTPRYKKFLNQHVYQKMAETRCNSVIFQREITDGNTNNCKPVNTFIKASPNLVKAVCQGITGPVTSSKPFPVVTCKLHSGKRRPDCKYKKGVSLWRSAYLAWFCWCCASHCLMKPRTVRDLSLSIFVIPTTGTPVTKGWRVRK from the exons ATGCAGATCTGTGTGTTTGGCCTGGTTCTGTTGGTGTTCTGCATCTCACTGCCTGCTGAAGCCCAGACCCCTGACGTGACACCTCGCTACAAAAAGTTCCTGAATCAGCATGTTTATCAGAAAATGGCTGAGACTCGGTGTAACAGTGTGATCTTTCAGAGGGAAATCACTGATGGTAACACTAACAACTGTAAACCCGTGAACACCTTCATAAAGGCCAGCCCAAATCTTGTCAAGGCTGTGTGTCAAGGAATCACGGGTCCGGTTACAAGTAGCAAGCCTTTCCCTGTGGTCACTTGCAAACTACACAGTGGTAAAAGACGACcagactgtaaatacaaaaaag GAGTGTCATTGTGGAGATCCGCGTATTTGGCCTGGTTCTGTTGGTGTTGTGCATCTCACTGCCTGATGAAGCCCAGAACTGTGAGAGATTTAAGTCTCAGCATATTTGTTATCCCCACCACTGGAACTCCTGTGACCAAAGGATGGAGAGTAAGGAAATAG
- the si:ch1073-224n8.1 gene encoding zinc finger protein GLI4 encodes MNSKRNNAGENGGGGRMNPGSETHRKPSIASAPGKAGARADRGDHAHDSRSTVTVSSLRSRLGPTIRSALSSAVETLLGEIAAVMSETEDELLSKERENERLKARLDTSERELKTLQECLCSAQKLIDQLQGPFSTHPLPPPIPGQHGYTNQAPPTNAARLSHRGAGDDADPRCFANSEAELSGALGDAIHGFEARDEFKSCHLSIQADGTVTNSYYDPMAVHTAGMCHDVNRAGEMSDRRLSHPPSHSPYGVKEEQAPTSGPVRVRGDAEHGGQSECDQGFVHVVEEQSVPRSRRHTTKHASSSGSHNGPSSSSAGTPPQGPSGLRTSSRAMSAAASRQSPGTSDSSPDARRRRRPPSELMGEVAGERPHLCLECGKTFRLLSSLKKHLRIHTGEKPYPCSVCGRRFRESGALKTHLRIHTGEKPYACSECGARFRHLDGLRKHGRTHTGEKPYACAVCGKRLSRLQHLKHHQRIHTGERPCRCPLCQRSFQDAASLRKHLISVHQGEPGAEEAHERLATTEIGEHELQGSVEDEEMRFEMWEEEREEGDAAVDCV; translated from the exons ATGAACTCGAAGCGAAACAATGCGGGAGAAAATGGAGGAGGAGGACGCATGAACCCGGGGAGCGAAACGCACCGGAAACCGAGCATCGCGAGCGCTCCCGGTAAAGCTGGAGCGCGAGCGGACAGGGGCGATCACGCGCACGACAGCAGGAGCACCGTGACCGTGTCCTCACTCCGGTCCCGTCTCGGTCCCACCATCAG GTCTGCTCTGTCCTCCGCTGTGGAGACGCTGCTGGGGGAGATTGCAGCGGTGATGTCAGAAACCGAGGACGAGTTGCTGTCCAAGGAGCGCGAGAATGAGAGGCTGAAGGCACGACTGGACACTTCAGAGCGCGAGCTGAAGACGCTGCAGGAGTGCTTGTGCAGCGCTCAGAAACTGATCGATCAGCTGCAGGGTCCATTCAGCACCCACCCTCTTCCTCCACCCATTCCCGGGCAGCATGGCTACACCAACCAGGCGCCGCCCACAAATGCGGCTCGCCTGAGTCACCGCGGGGCAGGAGACGATGCCGACCCACGCTGCTTCGCCAACAGTGAGGCGGAGCTGAGTGGAGCGCTCGGAGATGCCATCCACGGCTTTGAGGCCAGAGACGAGTTTAAAAGCTGCCACCTGTCCATCCAGGCAGACGGCACCGTCACCAACAGCTACTATGACCCCATGGCCGTGCACACCGCCGGCATGTGCCATGACGTCAACAGGGCAG GTGAGATGAGTGACCGGCGACTGTCTCATCCTCCCTCACACTCTCCTTACGGGGTGAAAGAAGAGCAGGCTCCCACATCAGGGCCGGTGCGTGTCCGAGGCGACGCTGAACATGGTGGCCAGAGTGAGTGTGACCAGGGTTTTGTCCATGTGGTGGAAGAGCAGAGTGTTCCACGTTCCCGGAGACACACCACTAAACACGCGTCCTCTTCCGGCTCGCATAACGGCCCTTCTTCGTCCTCCGCTGGAACACCTCCGCAGGGGCCGTCGGGTCTCCGCACCTCCTCTCGAGCCATGTCCGCAGCAGCCTCTAGGCAGAGCCCTGGCACAAGTGACTCCTCCCCTGATGCCCGCCGGCGTCGACGCCCACCTTCTGAGCTGATGGGTGAGGTAGCCGGTGAGCGACCACACCTCTGCCTGGAGTGTGGCAAGACATTCCGGCTGCTCTCGAGCCTGAAGAAGCACCTGCGCATCCACACGGGAGAGAAACCGTACCCGTGCAGCGTGTGCGGGCGACGATTCCGTGAATCCGGCGCGCTCAAGACGCATCTGCGCATCCACACAGGTGAGAAGCCATATGCGTGCAGCGAGTGTGGTGCGCGTTTCCGCCACCTGGATGGCCTGCGCAAGCACGGACGCACGCACACAGGCGAGAAGCCGTACGCCTGCGCGGTGTGCGGGAAGCGCCTCAGCCGCCTGCAACACCTCAAGCACCATCAGCGCATCCACACAGGCGAGCGACCATGCCGATGCCCTCTGTGCCAGCGCTCGTTCCAGGACGCCGCTAGTCTCAGGAAGCACCTGATTAGCGTGCACCAGGGAGAACCAGGCGCTGAGGAAGCCCACGAGAGGCTGGCGACCACCGAGATTGGAGAGCACGAACTTCAGGGCTCTGTAGAGGACGAGGAGATGAGGTTCGAGATGTGGGAGGAGGAGCGCGAAGAAGGCGACGCTGCTGTAGACTGCGTGTAG